A genomic stretch from uncultured Pseudodesulfovibrio sp. includes:
- a CDS encoding FAD-dependent oxidoreductase, protein MARVIYGVWGGVITDNRGKNLFEIEESPEFAEFDAFNQGNPITTFVGDHGFFVFSPDASLLDALWLYMDKAAEESCGKCTPCRMGTGLIRDRLAALREESDEFGESSDVFDEIELLANHVHKTSLCGLGQTCTRALLAALAHFRDQLERNKHMLPAKHTMTYVTSPCTEACPAKIDVPRYIDYIKDGKPSHSLGVILQKYPMAATCGRVCVRFCEMACQRSKVDEPVGIKTLKRYVADHEQGLHSELFSKELISERHPEDLKVAVVGAGPAGICCAYHLLLKGYTVDVFEAQEQAGGMASIGIPSYRLPKDVLRSETDIIERLGGRFLYGQKLGREFNVDGLFERGYKSVFLGLGCAEGRLLNVKGEDTSLAGYESGIEFLLRVHDHVEGGKPMDLAGDVVVVGGGNVAMDCARSALRMGADSVHLVYRRTKEDMPADHEEIEAAEKEGVVFHFLTNPAQILSEDATVAGVELIEMRQTEANGQGRRGVEVIPGSEYCLAATTVIPAIGQRVAGDCLKAEDGISMDKWGCVDADSSSLATSRPGVFAGGDCRLGPSTLIHAMAHGLKGARSIDDYLQLGRIRFFPRSRMREIINKYKTMTDEWLDTPVKHLYRVPIHEMDPETRKSKFNEVEQTISAEEAYHEAGRCLRCYRLYALVTEYPIPEGCA, encoded by the coding sequence ATGGCACGAGTCATTTACGGCGTATGGGGCGGAGTAATTACCGATAATCGGGGCAAGAACCTCTTTGAAATTGAGGAAAGCCCGGAATTCGCAGAATTCGATGCTTTTAATCAAGGCAATCCTATTACCACTTTTGTCGGTGATCACGGTTTTTTCGTTTTTTCGCCTGATGCGAGTTTGCTCGATGCCTTGTGGCTATACATGGACAAAGCTGCCGAGGAATCCTGCGGCAAGTGTACCCCGTGTCGAATGGGAACCGGACTCATCCGCGACAGGTTGGCCGCCTTGCGTGAGGAAAGTGATGAATTCGGTGAGAGTAGTGATGTGTTCGATGAAATTGAGCTGCTCGCAAATCATGTGCACAAGACGTCTCTTTGCGGTCTTGGGCAGACATGTACTCGCGCTTTGCTGGCAGCCCTGGCTCATTTTCGCGATCAATTGGAGCGAAACAAGCATATGCTTCCGGCCAAGCATACCATGACCTATGTGACTTCACCCTGCACAGAGGCATGCCCTGCAAAAATCGACGTGCCGCGCTACATTGATTACATCAAAGATGGCAAACCTTCCCATTCACTGGGCGTTATTCTTCAGAAATATCCCATGGCCGCCACGTGTGGCCGTGTCTGCGTCCGTTTCTGTGAAATGGCCTGTCAGCGTTCCAAGGTGGACGAACCTGTGGGTATCAAAACCCTCAAGCGCTACGTCGCGGATCACGAGCAAGGACTGCATAGCGAACTTTTTTCCAAAGAACTGATCTCTGAGCGTCATCCTGAAGACCTCAAAGTGGCTGTGGTGGGTGCAGGGCCAGCGGGCATTTGTTGCGCCTATCATCTCTTACTCAAGGGATATACTGTCGACGTCTTTGAGGCGCAGGAACAAGCCGGAGGAATGGCCTCCATCGGTATTCCCAGCTATCGGCTACCCAAGGATGTGCTTCGATCCGAGACGGATATCATCGAGCGACTTGGCGGGCGTTTTCTTTATGGTCAGAAACTTGGAAGGGAGTTTAATGTCGATGGCCTCTTCGAGCGCGGTTATAAATCGGTCTTCTTGGGGTTGGGTTGCGCTGAAGGGAGATTGTTGAATGTGAAAGGTGAAGATACTTCTCTTGCTGGATATGAGTCCGGCATCGAGTTTCTTCTGCGTGTGCATGACCATGTCGAAGGCGGCAAACCCATGGATCTGGCTGGCGATGTTGTTGTCGTCGGCGGCGGGAATGTGGCCATGGATTGTGCCCGTTCCGCTTTACGCATGGGGGCTGACTCTGTTCATCTGGTGTATCGTAGGACAAAGGAGGACATGCCGGCCGACCATGAGGAAATTGAGGCGGCTGAGAAAGAGGGGGTTGTTTTTCATTTTCTGACCAACCCGGCACAAATTCTGTCCGAAGATGCAACAGTCGCAGGCGTGGAACTTATAGAAATGCGTCAGACAGAAGCGAATGGACAGGGACGGCGCGGTGTCGAAGTCATTCCCGGTTCGGAGTATTGCCTGGCTGCAACCACAGTGATTCCGGCTATTGGCCAGCGGGTCGCTGGGGACTGTCTCAAGGCGGAGGATGGCATATCCATGGACAAATGGGGATGTGTTGATGCCGACAGCTCCAGTCTCGCCACTTCACGCCCCGGCGTTTTTGCTGGTGGAGATTGTAGGCTTGGACCTTCAACGTTGATTCATGCCATGGCGCATGGGCTGAAAGGGGCCAGGTCCATTGACGATTATTTGCAACTCGGCAGAATCCGTTTTTTCCCCAGAAGCCGAATGCGCGAGATTATCAATAAATATAAAACCATGACCGATGAATGGTTGGATACACCCGTGAAACATCTCTATCGGGTTCCCATTCATGAGATGGATCCCGAGACGCGCAAAAGTAAATTCAATGAAGTGGAGCAGACTATCTCTGCCGAGGAAGCATACCATGAAGCAGGTCGCTGTTTGCGTTGCTATCGCCTCTACGCCCTAGTCACTGAATATCCCATTCCCGAAGGCTGCGCTTAA
- the hydF gene encoding [FeFe] hydrogenase H-cluster maturation GTPase HydF codes for MSNKAPRGVRLVITLAGCRNAGKSSLINAITGQDIAIVSDHPGTTTDPVAKHYELLPLGPVTFYDTAGLDDEGELGELRIKATRKVLWRSDVAVVVISEHGITDYEKQIMADIRKLDIPFLVVFNKRDLTEPADKDLTYCLENNLRHLVVSTKEDAEVNAVKQAIIDIAPPEMKHDPVLAGDLISEGDWVVCVVPIDLAAPKGRLILPQVQVLREILDCDAIGITVKEREIDEALSNLHRKPALVITDSQVVMSVAGDVPDDIPLTTFSTLFARYKGDIKRLVEGAEAIDQLKDGDTILMGEACSHHAVADDIGRVKIPRWLTLYTGKDLNFEFYSGHDFPEDLERFKLAIHCGACMLNRTEMLRRIKECNRRGVPITNYGVAISKLQGVLERVLAPFNLN; via the coding sequence ATGTCCAATAAAGCTCCCCGTGGCGTACGCCTTGTCATCACACTGGCCGGATGCCGAAACGCCGGCAAGTCGTCGCTTATCAACGCCATCACAGGCCAGGATATCGCCATTGTTTCCGATCACCCCGGCACAACGACTGATCCCGTTGCCAAACACTACGAACTGCTACCACTTGGCCCCGTAACGTTCTACGATACGGCAGGACTGGACGACGAAGGAGAACTGGGCGAACTCCGTATCAAGGCGACGCGCAAAGTCCTCTGGCGTTCGGATGTAGCCGTCGTGGTCATCTCTGAACACGGTATCACTGATTACGAGAAGCAGATCATGGCCGATATCCGCAAACTCGACATTCCATTTCTCGTGGTCTTTAATAAAAGAGACTTGACGGAACCTGCCGATAAAGACCTCACATATTGTTTGGAAAACAACCTGCGCCATCTTGTCGTCTCCACAAAAGAGGATGCAGAAGTCAACGCAGTAAAACAGGCCATCATAGACATCGCGCCCCCAGAGATGAAACACGATCCAGTCCTCGCGGGCGACCTCATCAGCGAAGGAGATTGGGTGGTGTGCGTCGTCCCCATCGATCTTGCAGCCCCCAAAGGCAGATTGATACTACCGCAAGTTCAGGTGCTCCGTGAAATTCTCGACTGTGACGCCATCGGCATCACGGTTAAAGAGCGCGAAATTGACGAAGCACTCTCCAACCTGCACCGCAAACCCGCCTTGGTCATCACTGACTCACAGGTTGTCATGAGCGTAGCCGGAGACGTCCCTGATGACATCCCGCTAACAACTTTCTCCACCCTCTTTGCGCGATACAAGGGAGACATCAAACGCCTTGTGGAGGGAGCTGAAGCCATCGACCAACTCAAGGATGGCGACACCATACTCATGGGTGAAGCGTGCTCACACCACGCAGTGGCTGACGACATTGGCCGTGTCAAAATACCGCGCTGGCTCACCCTGTACACGGGTAAAGACCTCAACTTCGAATTCTATTCTGGGCACGATTTCCCGGAGGACCTCGAACGCTTCAAGCTCGCCATCCACTGCGGGGCCTGCATGCTGAATCGGACAGAAATGCTCCGCCGCATCAAGGAATGCAACCGCCGAGGCGTACCCATTACCAACTACGGCGTAGCTATTTCAAAACTCCAGGGAGTACTGGAAAGGGTCCTGGCGCCATTCAACCTCAACTAA
- a CDS encoding [FeFe] hydrogenase, group A, protein MQLMEGINYQSNAPKGVDPDGIFFVQVDAEKCEGCGECNSACPTGIIQPINDDDIHGVVDPTACVNCGQCLVSCPVGAIYEGVSYVDEIMAKLKDPDTIVVSMPAPAVRYGLGECFGAPTGTYVGGKMHAALRKLGFNYIWDTEFAADVTIMEEGTELIQRVKDGGKGDHPLPQFTSCCPGWIKFAETFYPDLAPNLSTCKSPIAMLGALAKTYGAKETKTDAKKIYTVSIMPCIAKKYEGLRPELNQSGHRDIDATINTRELAYLIKEAGIEFNSLPDEDPDPILGESTGAATIFGNSGGVMEAALRLGYEVLSGTKLNDPTIKVVRAHEGIKTADIEVPNFGIVKVAVASGLQNAAKLCDEVRAGKSPYHFIEVMTCPGGCVNGGGQPLDPEIQASLFRSTVAKVNKRFRTRKPTA, encoded by the coding sequence ATGCAATTGATGGAAGGCATCAATTACCAAAGCAACGCACCCAAAGGGGTTGATCCAGACGGAATTTTCTTCGTCCAGGTTGACGCCGAAAAGTGCGAAGGCTGCGGTGAATGTAACAGTGCATGCCCCACAGGCATCATTCAGCCCATCAACGACGACGACATCCACGGTGTCGTTGACCCGACTGCCTGCGTGAACTGCGGTCAGTGTCTGGTGAGCTGCCCAGTCGGCGCAATCTACGAAGGCGTATCCTACGTTGATGAAATCATGGCCAAGCTCAAGGACCCGGATACCATCGTGGTTTCCATGCCAGCTCCCGCTGTCCGCTACGGATTGGGCGAGTGCTTCGGCGCTCCCACCGGCACCTATGTCGGCGGCAAGATGCATGCAGCTCTGCGCAAGCTCGGCTTCAACTACATCTGGGACACCGAATTCGCTGCTGACGTCACCATCATGGAAGAAGGCACCGAACTGATCCAGCGCGTCAAGGACGGTGGCAAGGGCGACCATCCGCTGCCGCAGTTCACTTCCTGCTGTCCAGGTTGGATCAAATTCGCTGAGACCTTCTACCCCGATCTCGCCCCGAACTTGTCCACCTGCAAGTCCCCCATCGCCATGTTGGGTGCCCTGGCCAAAACGTACGGCGCAAAAGAGACCAAGACCGACGCAAAGAAGATCTACACCGTCTCCATCATGCCGTGCATCGCCAAGAAGTATGAAGGTCTGCGCCCCGAACTGAACCAGAGCGGCCATCGCGACATCGATGCAACCATCAACACTCGCGAGTTGGCATACCTGATCAAAGAAGCCGGCATTGAGTTCAACAGCCTGCCTGACGAAGATCCTGATCCGATCCTGGGTGAATCCACCGGTGCTGCCACCATCTTCGGCAACAGTGGCGGAGTCATGGAAGCAGCTCTGCGCCTTGGTTACGAGGTTCTGTCCGGCACCAAGCTGAACGACCCCACGATCAAAGTAGTCCGCGCCCACGAAGGCATCAAGACCGCTGATATCGAAGTGCCCAACTTCGGCATCGTCAAGGTCGCTGTTGCCTCCGGCCTGCAGAACGCAGCCAAGTTGTGTGACGAGGTTCGCGCTGGCAAATCCCCCTACCACTTCATTGAAGTCATGACCTGCCCTGGCGGTTGTGTGAATGGTGGTGGTCAACCTCTCGATCCCGAGATTCAGGCATCCCTGTTCCGGAGCACCGTTGCCAAAGTCAACAAGCGCTTCAGAACCCGCAAGCCCACTGCATAA
- a CDS encoding TM1266 family iron-only hydrogenase system putative regulator, protein MEKRLGIIGIFIQDRSKSAPAVNKVLGEYSSIVVGRMGIPFREKGVNCISLIIDATTDELGALTGKLGMLNGVRCKSLLA, encoded by the coding sequence ATGGAAAAACGACTCGGCATTATCGGCATCTTCATTCAGGACAGAAGTAAATCTGCTCCAGCGGTCAACAAAGTCCTCGGCGAATACTCAAGCATCGTTGTAGGGCGCATGGGCATCCCCTTCCGCGAAAAGGGTGTCAACTGCATAAGCCTGATCATCGACGCCACCACCGACGAACTGGGCGCACTGACAGGGAAACTCGGCATGCTCAACGGTGTACGCTGCAAGTCACTTTTGGCATAA
- a CDS encoding [FeFe] hydrogenase, group A — MHAYINGKEISLEANETILEAARRNGHYIPTLCELADIDHTPGTCRVCLVEIRCDGKDETRIVTACNTPMLNGMEVFTRTRQVREMQRLQVELLLADHDQECATCIRHGSCEVQDVAQFVGLQNSRYFNSQNAQREVDATAPGFVRDMGKCIRCYRCVKICRDGQGVDALVMAGRGMNAGVGVRQGLTQGSSECVSCGQCVLVCPTGALGEKDETETVVDYLYDPEIITVFQFAPAIRVGFGEEFGLPAGTNVEGQVISAIRAIGADIVLDTNFAADIVIMEEGTELLKKYGEGKRQLFTSCCPAWVNFAEKHYPEILPHLSSTRSPQQCFGSIAKTYLPEKMGFDPSKVRVVSIMPCIAKKDEAGRSMFKKDGSRDVDVVLTIREFARLLRREGIDLKSLKPSTFDNPYMGGYSGAGAIFATTGGVMEAAVRSMYHAVNGKELDTIEVTALRGFEGIRSAVVDLGGDIGEVKLAMCHGLKGVRTVVEDVLAGRSDFDFIEVMACPGGCVDGGGHLRSKKAYLPFALKRRDTLYEIDKKSEYRQSHNNPMVQNLYKDFLERPLSQKSHDLLHTHYIARQQKQKQTIRDIWKDITMSTLVHSEFDNMNKSASCKPGF, encoded by the coding sequence ATGCATGCATATATAAATGGTAAAGAGATATCTTTGGAAGCGAATGAAACCATCTTGGAAGCAGCCCGCCGGAACGGTCATTATATTCCGACATTGTGTGAGCTGGCGGACATAGACCACACGCCTGGTACTTGTCGTGTGTGCCTTGTCGAAATTCGCTGCGACGGTAAGGATGAAACGCGTATCGTTACAGCCTGCAACACGCCAATGCTCAATGGGATGGAAGTGTTCACCCGCACTCGGCAAGTGCGTGAGATGCAGCGCCTTCAGGTCGAGCTGCTTTTGGCTGATCATGATCAGGAATGTGCCACGTGCATTCGACACGGTAGTTGTGAAGTACAGGACGTGGCACAGTTTGTCGGTTTGCAGAATTCCCGTTATTTTAATTCGCAAAATGCTCAACGTGAAGTCGATGCCACGGCTCCCGGTTTTGTCCGCGATATGGGTAAATGTATCCGGTGCTATCGTTGCGTAAAAATCTGTCGGGATGGCCAGGGAGTGGATGCGTTGGTCATGGCTGGCCGGGGGATGAATGCCGGGGTTGGCGTGCGCCAAGGGCTGACCCAAGGCTCAAGCGAATGTGTGAGTTGTGGGCAGTGTGTCCTTGTCTGCCCCACGGGTGCTCTCGGAGAAAAAGATGAAACGGAAACTGTCGTAGACTATTTATATGATCCAGAAATCATTACAGTGTTTCAGTTCGCTCCAGCCATCCGCGTAGGTTTTGGTGAGGAATTTGGTCTTCCGGCTGGAACGAACGTGGAAGGACAGGTCATTTCCGCTATTCGGGCCATCGGTGCGGATATCGTCCTTGATACCAATTTTGCCGCTGACATAGTCATTATGGAAGAGGGTACCGAGTTGCTCAAAAAGTACGGAGAAGGGAAGCGTCAGCTCTTCACTTCGTGTTGTCCGGCTTGGGTGAATTTTGCCGAGAAGCATTATCCAGAGATTCTTCCACATCTTTCTTCCACGCGCTCGCCGCAGCAATGTTTTGGTTCTATTGCGAAGACATATCTACCTGAAAAAATGGGTTTTGATCCGTCAAAGGTGCGCGTTGTTTCCATCATGCCGTGCATTGCCAAAAAGGACGAAGCAGGGCGGAGTATGTTCAAAAAAGACGGTTCACGTGACGTGGACGTCGTACTTACCATACGAGAGTTTGCCCGCCTGCTCAGACGCGAGGGAATTGATCTCAAGTCCCTGAAACCGTCCACTTTCGACAATCCGTATATGGGAGGATACTCCGGGGCAGGAGCCATTTTCGCCACGACTGGTGGTGTCATGGAGGCTGCTGTGCGGTCCATGTATCACGCTGTCAACGGGAAGGAACTGGATACTATCGAAGTGACGGCCTTGCGAGGTTTTGAAGGAATACGGTCGGCTGTGGTGGATCTTGGGGGAGACATCGGTGAAGTCAAACTCGCCATGTGTCATGGTCTCAAAGGTGTTCGGACAGTGGTTGAGGATGTACTTGCCGGGCGTTCAGATTTCGATTTCATCGAAGTCATGGCCTGCCCAGGCGGATGCGTTGATGGTGGCGGGCATCTTCGTTCGAAAAAGGCATACCTCCCATTTGCTCTCAAGCGCCGGGATACTCTCTATGAAATCGACAAGAAGTCGGAGTATCGCCAATCCCATAATAACCCTATGGTGCAGAATCTTTATAAGGATTTCCTGGAGCGTCCCCTTTCGCAAAAATCTCACGACCTGCTCCATACTCATTATATTGCGCGGCAACAGAAACAGAAGCAGACAATTCGTGACATATGGAAAGATATCACCATGTCGACCCTTGTTCATAGCGAATTCGACAACATGAACAAGTCGGCCTCCTGCAAGCCTGGTTTTTAA
- a CDS encoding iron hydrogenase small subunit, which yields MKMNRRSFMKACGFMAGYAVLGLNVTKEAVAAAMEFVAQRQKAVYDADANPAIYKFRKSQDNPMVKKIYDPKDGFLNDGPCGHESHHLLHTHYVNRGKKLEALKAKGIELAL from the coding sequence ATGAAAATGAATCGACGCAGCTTTATGAAAGCATGTGGCTTCATGGCCGGATACGCCGTTCTTGGCCTGAACGTGACCAAAGAAGCCGTGGCTGCAGCCATGGAATTCGTTGCCCAACGTCAAAAGGCCGTTTACGACGCCGACGCCAACCCTGCCATCTACAAGTTCAGAAAGTCTCAGGACAACCCCATGGTCAAGAAAATCTATGACCCCAAAGACGGTTTCCTGAACGACGGTCCCTGCGGCCACGAGTCCCACCACCTGCTGCACACACATTATGTGAATCGCGGTAAGAAGCTGGAAGCACTCAAAGCCAAGGGTATCGAACTGGCTCTGTAA
- the hydE gene encoding [FeFe] hydrogenase H-cluster radical SAM maturase HydE has translation MHQLSKNTLRDYLEGLNDKELFSLAADEKERIFGKEVFLRAVIEFSNHCNKRCQYCGLRSPNKAIARYRMPRETILDAVDSAAENGVGTIVLQSGDDFWYSTEFIGDLVKEIRSRHDIAITLSVGDRGIDEYAYWKECGADRCLVKLETTNPELYSKLRMGESFAQRLERVDALRRQGYEVGSGIITGLPGMDIETTLNDILYLSGLALDMIAAGPFVPNPQTPLANAPSGSIALSHRVTALLRLLNPGSNIPATSALTALNPISQGEALLRGCNVLMPSVTPEEHRTDYTIYPGKNRTHATAAASLNAAQNTIQSLNLVPSSSKGFSKRKDNVQ, from the coding sequence ATGCATCAACTAAGCAAAAACACTCTTCGCGATTACCTTGAGGGGCTAAACGATAAGGAACTCTTCTCCCTTGCCGCCGATGAAAAGGAGCGCATCTTCGGGAAAGAGGTATTCCTTCGCGCGGTTATCGAATTTTCAAACCACTGCAACAAGCGGTGCCAATACTGTGGGTTGCGCTCCCCCAACAAAGCAATCGCCCGATACCGCATGCCCCGGGAGACCATACTGGATGCTGTTGATTCTGCCGCTGAAAATGGAGTTGGCACCATCGTTCTCCAGTCTGGAGACGACTTCTGGTATTCCACTGAATTCATCGGTGACCTGGTCAAGGAAATTCGTTCACGACACGACATCGCCATCACCCTGTCCGTCGGTGACCGAGGAATTGACGAATACGCATACTGGAAAGAATGCGGCGCGGATCGATGTCTGGTGAAGCTCGAAACGACAAACCCGGAGCTTTATTCGAAACTGCGAATGGGAGAATCATTTGCCCAACGCCTGGAGCGCGTCGACGCTTTGCGACGCCAAGGGTACGAAGTTGGTTCCGGCATCATCACGGGCCTCCCCGGAATGGACATTGAAACAACGCTCAACGACATCCTTTATCTGTCCGGTCTCGCTCTCGACATGATAGCAGCAGGGCCTTTCGTGCCCAACCCGCAAACGCCCCTGGCCAACGCACCCTCCGGGAGCATTGCCCTTTCTCACCGCGTGACAGCGTTGCTTCGCCTTCTCAACCCCGGCTCCAACATTCCGGCCACCTCGGCTTTGACGGCATTGAACCCTATCAGCCAGGGAGAAGCACTTCTTCGAGGTTGTAACGTACTCATGCCCTCCGTAACTCCGGAAGAGCACCGGACGGATTATACTATTTATCCCGGCAAAAACCGGACACATGCGACAGCAGCAGCATCGCTCAACGCAGCCCAAAACACCATTCAGTCCCTAAATCTCGTTCCTTCATCATCCAAAGGATTTTCCAAGAGGAAAGACAATGTCCAATAA
- the hydG gene encoding [FeFe] hydrogenase H-cluster radical SAM maturase HydG, whose protein sequence is MKQDNTIKHELTNFIDDSLIMKEIAKAENPAPSLVREVLNKGMERNGLTPFEAAVLLKNTDKDLDEAIFETAMSIKEAIYGNRLVLFAPLYITNKCGNQCEYCGFAVKNRELKRRTLTSEEIHKEVAVLEDQGHKRLLLVYGEHPKHNADWIAQTVRDVYSVTSGKSGEIRRVNINCAPLDVEGFKKIHEVGIGTYQCFQETYHRPTYEKLHTGGKKTDFLWRLHAMHRAMEAGIDDVGIGALFGLYDSTFEVLALLHHSRQLERDHGVGPHTISFPRLEPALGSDIAFNPPHPTSGHEFKKIVAILRIAVPYTGLILTTRENAAFRRELIEVGVSQLSAGSRTYPGAYSDPEYDRPDVQQFCIGDSRSLDEIILSIAGDHGYVPSWCTACYRMGRTGEHFMELAKNGFIQEFCLPNGLLTFKEYLEDYASDETKVAGNALIQREVEAYDDPKRKKILLDRLKRMEAGERDLYI, encoded by the coding sequence ATGAAACAGGATAACACCATCAAGCACGAGCTGACGAATTTCATCGACGACTCCCTCATCATGAAGGAGATTGCCAAAGCCGAAAACCCTGCCCCCTCACTTGTTCGTGAAGTGCTCAATAAAGGAATGGAACGAAACGGGCTTACTCCGTTTGAAGCCGCAGTGCTTCTCAAAAACACGGACAAGGACTTGGACGAGGCCATCTTCGAAACCGCCATGTCCATTAAAGAAGCCATCTATGGCAACCGCTTGGTACTCTTCGCCCCACTCTACATTACTAACAAGTGCGGCAATCAGTGCGAATACTGTGGCTTTGCTGTCAAGAATCGCGAACTGAAACGACGCACCCTGACCAGCGAGGAAATTCATAAAGAGGTCGCAGTCCTTGAAGATCAAGGGCACAAACGTCTTTTGCTCGTTTACGGAGAACATCCCAAGCATAATGCAGACTGGATCGCTCAGACCGTGCGCGACGTTTATTCCGTTACTTCGGGCAAGAGTGGAGAAATCCGCCGAGTAAACATCAACTGCGCCCCTCTGGACGTGGAAGGCTTCAAGAAGATTCATGAGGTGGGCATCGGCACATACCAATGCTTTCAGGAAACATACCACCGCCCCACCTATGAAAAACTGCATACAGGCGGCAAAAAAACCGACTTCCTCTGGCGTCTTCACGCCATGCACCGGGCTATGGAAGCAGGCATCGACGACGTGGGTATTGGCGCACTCTTCGGTTTGTATGACAGCACGTTCGAAGTCCTGGCCCTGCTACACCACTCTCGCCAGTTGGAACGTGACCACGGCGTTGGCCCCCACACCATTTCCTTCCCAAGACTCGAACCGGCCCTCGGCTCGGACATTGCCTTCAACCCGCCCCATCCGACCTCAGGTCACGAATTCAAAAAGATCGTGGCCATCCTGCGCATTGCAGTACCATATACAGGCCTGATCCTGACCACGCGCGAAAACGCCGCTTTTCGCCGTGAACTCATCGAGGTGGGTGTGTCCCAGCTTTCCGCAGGTTCCCGCACATACCCCGGCGCGTATAGCGACCCGGAATACGACCGCCCGGATGTGCAACAATTCTGCATCGGCGACAGCCGCAGCCTGGACGAAATAATCCTCTCCATTGCCGGTGACCACGGCTATGTGCCTTCCTGGTGTACCGCCTGTTACCGCATGGGGCGCACTGGTGAACATTTCATGGAATTGGCAAAAAACGGATTCATTCAGGAGTTCTGTCTGCCAAACGGCCTGCTGACCTTCAAGGAATACCTTGAGGACTATGCTTCCGACGAGACCAAGGTAGCTGGCAACGCGCTCATCCAGCGTGAAGTCGAAGCGTATGATGACCCCAAGCGCAAGAAGATTCTTCTGGACCGTCTGAAGCGCATGGAAGCCGGAGAGCGGGATCTGTACATATAG
- a CDS encoding aspartate ammonia-lyase: MTSNSVMRRERDALGELEIPDNVYYGIHTMRAVLNFPFSKTTLPSPFIKALGQVKRACAETNTVLGHLNQELSSAIITACKELEDGKLSDHIVVDAFQGGAGTSTNMNVNEVIANRAEELLGGKLGEYTQVHPLHHVNMHQSTNDVYPTALKVAALGLLVELEEHVARLQESLQAKEAELRDVVKVARTELMDGVPMTLGMTFSAFSDAVARDRWRIFKSRERIKKVNLGGTAIGTGLGAPRDYVLKVTETLRHICGLPVSRAENLVDATQNMDSLVEVSGMLKTYAANLMKLASDLRLLSSGPDTGIGEISLPPLQTGSSIMAGKINPVMPEAVTQIALKVMGNDQTIGLAAGMGQLELNHLMPLIAHTLLESLMLLINATHSLTQHCIPGIKANVDRCLSHVEQSNALATVLVPVLGYDRVEKLVASAKESGRTIREEISHQGIASSVIIDELLSPKRLCKLGFTPDEFNTIKKQ, encoded by the coding sequence GTGACCAGCAATTCAGTCATGCGACGAGAGCGGGATGCTCTAGGAGAACTGGAAATCCCGGACAACGTCTACTATGGAATCCACACCATGCGGGCTGTGCTCAACTTCCCGTTTTCCAAAACCACTCTACCTTCACCTTTCATCAAGGCGCTGGGACAGGTAAAACGGGCGTGCGCCGAAACCAATACTGTCCTTGGTCATCTCAATCAGGAATTGAGTAGCGCCATCATTACGGCATGTAAGGAACTTGAAGACGGGAAATTGTCCGACCATATTGTGGTCGACGCTTTTCAAGGCGGTGCCGGGACCTCGACAAACATGAATGTCAACGAAGTCATTGCCAACCGTGCCGAAGAATTGCTCGGAGGCAAACTGGGCGAATATACCCAAGTGCACCCCCTTCACCATGTCAATATGCATCAATCCACCAACGATGTGTATCCAACCGCTCTCAAAGTCGCTGCCCTTGGCCTGTTAGTAGAACTGGAAGAGCATGTAGCCAGACTTCAAGAGTCTTTACAAGCCAAGGAAGCAGAACTTCGCGATGTGGTGAAAGTGGCCCGGACCGAGCTCATGGACGGCGTCCCCATGACGCTGGGCATGACATTCAGCGCATTTTCCGACGCGGTCGCCCGTGATCGCTGGCGCATTTTCAAGAGCCGTGAACGAATCAAGAAGGTCAATCTCGGTGGAACTGCCATCGGCACCGGCCTTGGAGCACCCCGCGACTACGTGCTCAAGGTAACGGAAACCTTACGCCATATCTGCGGCCTGCCAGTTTCCCGCGCCGAAAACCTTGTGGATGCCACACAAAACATGGATTCGCTCGTTGAGGTTTCAGGCATGCTCAAGACCTATGCGGCCAACCTGATGAAACTGGCGTCCGACCTCAGGCTGCTCTCCAGCGGTCCAGATACCGGCATCGGTGAAATATCCCTGCCGCCTCTCCAGACCGGATCTTCGATCATGGCGGGAAAAATCAACCCGGTCATGCCCGAAGCTGTGACACAAATAGCCCTCAAGGTAATGGGGAACGACCAGACCATAGGTCTCGCCGCAGGCATGGGACAACTCGAACTTAATCACCTCATGCCGCTGATTGCCCATACCCTTTTAGAATCACTGATGCTTCTTATTAACGCAACACACAGCCTCACTCAACACTGTATTCCAGGCATCAAAGCCAATGTGGACCGATGCCTCTCCCATGTGGAACAGAGCAATGCCCTGGCAACCGTTCTGGTTCCGGTGCTGGGCTATGACAGAGTTGAAAAGCTGGTTGCAAGCGCCAAGGAATCCGGCAGGACCATACGCGAAGAAATCTCCCATCAAGGAATTGCATCATCCGTAATAATAGATGAGCTCCTTTCACCAAAAAGACTCTGCAAACTCGGCTTCACTCCTGATGAATTCAACACAATAAAAAAACAATGA